The genomic DNA CCGGTACGACCTGCCCGGCCACGGAGGTGCCCCCGCCCACCCGGCCACCGCCGTCGGCGACCTGGCCGACCGGCTGCTCGCCACCCTCGACGGCCTCGGCGTCCAGCGCTTCGGGTACGCGGGCTGCTCCATCGGCGGCGCGATCGGTGCCGACCTCGCCCTGCGGCACCCGCACCGGGTGGCCTCGCTGGCCCTGGTGGCCGCCTCGCCCCGGTTCGGCAGCGCCGACGAATTCCGCCAGCGCGGGGTGATCGTCCGCACCAACGGGCTGGAGCCGATGGCCCGTACCGCCCCGGAGCGCTGGTTCACCCCCGGCTTCGCCGCGGCCCAGCCGGCCATCGTCGAATGGGCCGTGCAGATGGTCCGCACCACCGACCCCGGCTGTTACATCGCGGCCTGCGAGGCGCTCGCCGCCTTCGACATCCGTACCGAACTCGGCCGCATCGGCGTTCCCACCCTCGTCCTGGTCGGCGCGGAGGACCAGGTGACCGGCCCCGCCGAGGCGCGCACCCTGGTCGCGGGCATACCGGATGCCCGGCTCGCCCTGGTCCCCGGCGCCTCCCACCTCGCCCCCGTCGAGCAGCCCGCCGCCGTCAGCGACCTGCTCCTGATGCACTTCTCCACGTCCTGGCAGGACACCATCGCCGCCATT from Streptomyces sp. NBC_00654 includes the following:
- a CDS encoding alpha/beta fold hydrolase, which codes for MSKTTTETLQYRFDGPEDAPILVIGPSLGTSWHMWDRQIPELSQHWRVFRYDLPGHGGAPAHPATAVGDLADRLLATLDGLGVQRFGYAGCSIGGAIGADLALRHPHRVASLALVAASPRFGSADEFRQRGVIVRTNGLEPMARTAPERWFTPGFAAAQPAIVEWAVQMVRTTDPGCYIAACEALAAFDIRTELGRIGVPTLVLVGAEDQVTGPAEARTLVAGIPDARLALVPGASHLAPVEQPAAVSDLLLMHFSTSWQDTIAAIPAPPVAPALSAPVMPVAEIAPAAVRPDAGAAGGGEAYANAMKVRREVLGDAHVDSVNASADAFTEDFEELVTRYAWGEIWTREGLDRRTRSCVTLTALVASGRMEGLAAHTRAALRNGLTPAEIKEVLLQTAVYCGIPAAGAAFAIARSVIQEETTPPA